The genome window GGCTCCGAGTTGGCAATTTGCAGCGCTCTTTTGACGATCAGATCAATATTGTCGCCCGCATGCAAATCATGATCCCATTTAACATATTCCCGAACGATTCCGCGCTGGTCAAACACATCCTGAAGATAATGGATGAATTCATTGCGGCTGCCCGGCAATTCTCCGTCCAAGGTAACGGGAGAAGCGCCTGAAAAAATAAACACAGGAATCCTTCCGCGCATTGCATTATGAACGGCGCCCCCTAAATTCTGCGTGCCCACATCCACGTGGACCAATACGGCCTGCAGCCTTCCCGTGGCTTGCGTAAAACCGTGTGCGGCGCTTAATGCAACCATTTCATGAGGACAAACGACAACTTGCGGCAGCTTCTCGCCGCGTGCGCGATACTTGGCCCAAGTCTCGATGATCGCTGGGTGATCGCTCCCCAAATTAGCAAATATGTACTCGACACCGGCATCTTGCAGCGTCTGAAACAATAAATCGGAAGCAGTGAATGTACCTTCACCGGTATGTTCCGGTTGAGTCTTCATAGGTAACACCCTTTCTAAGCTAAATGAACGGTAGAAAGACGACTATTCCTGCAGGATAGCAAACTGAATAGTTCGAAAATTAAAAGTTTACATTATGATCGATCTTGATTTGTAGTATAATATCGGAAAAACCACTGTTCAATACTGTTGTATCTATCGTAATCATAGACCAGATCTATTAGCGGGGTGATACTTGTGGAATTCAGGCTATTGAAGTATTTCATCGAGGTATGCGAGGAATTGCACTTCACCAGAGCTGCGGAAAAATTAGGAATCAGCCAACCGACGCTCAGCCATCAAATTCACCTGCTGGAAGATATAATGAACACGAAATTATTCCAAAGATCCGGAAAAAAGGTCTATATCACCCAAGCGGGCAAGATTTTGCTGGAGCACAGCAAACGCATCTTCTATGAATTTGAGCAGGCCCATGCGGAAATCAAAGAATTGCAAGGGCTTTCACGGGGAAGACTCGCTGTCGGGTGTTCCGGCAATCATATATTAACCTCATCCGTCATGAAATTTCATGAGCAGTACCCAGGCATCGAAATCTCGATTATGGACTTGAGCACGGAGGAGACCATTGACAAGCTGTTCAACAATCAACTGGATATCGGCGTGATTTTCCTGACCAAGGAAGATGAACGTTTGGAGTTCATCCCCCTGTTTAAAGAAGAATTTCTGCTTGTCGTCTCCACCGAACACGAGCTTGCGGGATTGGATTCCATTCCGTTTGACGGGCTGCGGTCCATTCCTCTCGCATTAATACCCGACAAATTTTTGATTCGCCAATTTATAGATCAGTACTGCAATGAAATCGGCATAAAGCTGTCGGTCAAGCTTGAGCTGTCGAGCCTCGAATCGCTCCGCCATATGGTCAACGTCAACACGGTGGCCACCATTTTGACCAAATCCTATTTATCGAATTTGAAAGATCCGACCATCAAGTCCATATCAATAGTCGATCCGATCCCCCAAAAGACGGTTGGATTGGTATATCGGAAGGATGCTTTCATCGATTCCACGATGAAAATGTTCGTCAAGCACTTGGTTGAACATTTTGAAACCTATGATTGCCAGTACATTTGAAAAAAACTGATCAAGGATTGAACGGAATAAGGAAATAATAGGAGACACCCCCGTTTTCATTGCGGATCGAAACCTGCGATTGGTGAAGATCGGCAATCCGTTTGACGATCGCCAGACCTAAGCCGAACTGCCCGTTCTTGCCTTTCGTGAAGGGCTGAAACAGCGAATCCTGATCCTGTTCAGGGATGGACGGGCCATCGTTCCATATGCGCAATTCCAGCTTTGTTCCCGAGCCGGTCTGCCGCATTTCCATTGAGATGCGAATAGCCTTCGCTGCATAGCGTATTTGATTATCCAGCACGTTTTCCAGCGCGATGCTCCACTGCTCCGGATCCCCCCGCATATCCGCGTAAATCAGGTTCAATTTCCAGTCCAATTCTTTTCTTCGCCATTTCAAGCGTTCGACCGCTTGTTCGATCAGCGTTTGCCACTGGAATTTCTCGCGTTTGGATCCGTGCTCATCCATATAATCCAATTTCGTCAAATATAATAAATCATGTATCCTTTTTTCCAATCGCTGCGCTTCCTCATCAATGACCTTGACCGAACCCGGCAAATCGCCCTTCGGAAAAATGCCGTCCCCAATCGCTTCGGCATAGCTGCGGATCACCATCACCGGGGTTTTCAATTCATGCGAAATATGCTGCAAAAAGGTTTGCTGCGCTTCATCCTGCTGAACCAGCTTCTCCCTCATCCATTCGATCGAAGAAACCAACTGTCCGATTTCATCCGTTCGGTCGGTAACGACAGGCTCATGCCAATCCCGGTTGGCAATGCGCTTTACGCGTTTGCCGATTTGCACGATCGGCTTGGATACGGAGCGAATCAGCCAGAATGAAGGAATCCAGCTGATGAATAAAATAATCAACAGCAAGGATAGCATTTTTTTGTACAGCTCCTGAACCAGCTGCTTCTGATAGGTATCCCACATGTACGAAAACAAATAAGCTTGCTGGCCGCGCACGTCGACTTTGCTGATCACATAAAAAAGGCTTTCATCTCTGATACGACTGACATATTGCTGTGTATCCGCTTGCTGGCTGAACGCCTGGTTCTGAACCGTCTGGATGAATTGCGGGGGCAAATCGTTCCTCGGAAATATTCTCCCATTCTGCAAAATGATCATGTGCTCCACGGTTCGGATATTTTGACGTTCCTGACCTCTTTCGACCGGATCCTGCATCGGCGCGTTCAACCCTCTGGAAATAAAGGCGCGCTGCGCGTCTTCAATGGTCAAATAGATTTGATTGGTAAAAAAAACTCTCAATGTGGTAGGCACAAAAAGAATGATCATGTTCCCTGGAAAATGCTTGTCCTTGGTTCCTCGCGAATAAAAGCAGGATGTCGAACTCCTTGGAGGTCAGTTCGATCATTCGCTCCGATTCATATACGGTTCGTTTTTTCTCATCCAGCGCATACGGCAATAAATTGAACCTCTCGGATTCTGTCCCATTCGTCCGTTCCTCATAAATCCGTTTCAACAGCTTCCGGGTTCGGATCACTAGCTCCCGCGGCAGAAAAGGCTTGGCCAGATAATCATCGCTACCCATCTCCAAGCCGATAATGCGGTCGAGATCCGCGTCTCTGGCAGAAATAAAAACAACCGGAATCTGCGGCGAATGCGCCTTGATCTCGCGAATCAGCTGAAACCCGTCAATATCCGGAAGCATGATATCCAAAATCCACAAATGCGGCGGATCCGCAATCGCCGCCCG of Ferviditalea candida contains these proteins:
- a CDS encoding LysR family transcriptional regulator, which encodes MEFRLLKYFIEVCEELHFTRAAEKLGISQPTLSHQIHLLEDIMNTKLFQRSGKKVYITQAGKILLEHSKRIFYEFEQAHAEIKELQGLSRGRLAVGCSGNHILTSSVMKFHEQYPGIEISIMDLSTEETIDKLFNNQLDIGVIFLTKEDERLEFIPLFKEEFLLVVSTEHELAGLDSIPFDGLRSIPLALIPDKFLIRQFIDQYCNEIGIKLSVKLELSSLESLRHMVNVNTVATILTKSYLSNLKDPTIKSISIVDPIPQKTVGLVYRKDAFIDSTMKMFVKHLVEHFETYDCQYI
- a CDS encoding sensor histidine kinase, whose protein sequence is MRVFFTNQIYLTIEDAQRAFISRGLNAPMQDPVERGQERQNIRTVEHMIILQNGRIFPRNDLPPQFIQTVQNQAFSQQADTQQYVSRIRDESLFYVISKVDVRGQQAYLFSYMWDTYQKQLVQELYKKMLSLLLIILFISWIPSFWLIRSVSKPIVQIGKRVKRIANRDWHEPVVTDRTDEIGQLVSSIEWMREKLVQQDEAQQTFLQHISHELKTPVMVIRSYAEAIGDGIFPKGDLPGSVKVIDEEAQRLEKRIHDLLYLTKLDYMDEHGSKREKFQWQTLIEQAVERLKWRRKELDWKLNLIYADMRGDPEQWSIALENVLDNQIRYAAKAIRISMEMRQTGSGTKLELRIWNDGPSIPEQDQDSLFQPFTKGKNGQFGLGLAIVKRIADLHQSQVSIRNENGGVSYYFLIPFNP